From the Bremerella alba genome, one window contains:
- a CDS encoding alpha/beta hydrolase — protein sequence MSNNAKQAKYSPSILRYMEAVSLSLFLLAIVLGCAQDKGEQEVASGGPDDAPYVEPSGPTVVAPVQDPAPMHQQPAFAPEMVEPHLVPQGGAPKAEPDVRFGYSEPSGAAPQPQYAPRSLSPQASDSSPNLQRSTAPRMSPYSQPQAMPLEMQQPQAMQAPPLQPRMMQAPAEMQPMAAEPEPVPMQAEAPSDDPFDVVEVFYGTDRAPMLWPGGVLPHKFHALLPAITCMILGIAVALLLTKFKQYIVAGLTVVVAVTGAVVVGQEGWVQYHKFDRFLSNDSVVYGKEQGDLELGTCKVSIPKSHQAGQLESPSVVHWEFEEKPEDHVMLMEVKSKEEQEFFNMLKLRVEESPNHDLLIFIHGFNVTFEDAARRTAQIAHDLDFRGAPVFFSWPSQGELLGYVTDRGNSFWTASHLKEFLLKVHQHSGAQSVHLIAHSMGNRAFGAAVESLAQDLQLNQKIFNEVILAAPDVDARVFQEKIAPNLAGLSQHVTLYASQNDLALIASRAVNGYPRAGDVGANILILNGIDTIDVTQIDTSLMGHAYYGDNTTVISDIYALMQNARMPTQRQWLRDISSPGGMYWYFDPQYNNSVTRTPSSPPLR from the coding sequence ATGTCCAATAACGCAAAGCAAGCTAAGTACTCTCCGTCAATTCTTCGCTATATGGAAGCGGTTTCACTAAGCCTATTTCTACTAGCAATCGTCCTGGGATGCGCACAGGATAAAGGAGAGCAAGAGGTTGCATCGGGAGGCCCGGATGACGCTCCGTATGTCGAGCCTTCTGGTCCTACCGTAGTTGCGCCCGTACAAGATCCGGCACCTATGCATCAGCAGCCGGCGTTCGCGCCAGAGATGGTCGAACCTCATTTGGTTCCCCAGGGTGGCGCACCGAAGGCTGAGCCAGACGTCAGGTTCGGTTATTCCGAGCCATCGGGGGCTGCTCCTCAGCCACAATATGCCCCCCGAAGCTTGTCACCTCAAGCCTCTGACAGTTCTCCGAATCTGCAACGAAGTACGGCTCCGAGAATGAGTCCGTATTCTCAGCCTCAGGCAATGCCGTTGGAGATGCAGCAACCTCAAGCCATGCAAGCTCCGCCATTGCAACCCAGGATGATGCAGGCACCCGCCGAAATGCAGCCCATGGCCGCAGAGCCGGAACCTGTACCGATGCAAGCAGAGGCCCCGAGCGATGATCCGTTCGATGTCGTCGAGGTGTTCTATGGAACCGACCGTGCGCCCATGTTATGGCCTGGCGGAGTGCTACCGCATAAGTTTCATGCGCTCCTGCCCGCGATTACTTGCATGATCTTAGGAATTGCGGTCGCGTTGCTGCTCACGAAATTCAAGCAGTACATTGTTGCTGGGCTGACCGTGGTAGTTGCCGTGACCGGAGCAGTTGTTGTCGGGCAAGAAGGTTGGGTGCAGTACCACAAGTTCGATCGTTTTCTCTCGAACGACTCCGTCGTTTATGGCAAAGAGCAGGGCGACTTGGAGCTAGGAACCTGTAAGGTCAGTATTCCTAAATCGCATCAGGCCGGTCAGCTCGAATCTCCTTCGGTCGTGCACTGGGAATTTGAAGAGAAGCCCGAAGACCATGTCATGTTGATGGAAGTGAAGTCAAAGGAGGAGCAAGAATTCTTCAACATGCTTAAGCTGCGTGTTGAAGAGTCTCCCAACCATGACCTTCTAATCTTCATCCATGGCTTTAATGTTACCTTTGAAGACGCGGCCAGGCGTACAGCTCAGATTGCCCATGACCTGGATTTCCGCGGGGCCCCTGTTTTTTTCAGTTGGCCATCGCAGGGGGAATTACTCGGTTATGTCACCGATCGTGGTAACTCGTTTTGGACAGCGTCCCATCTGAAAGAATTCTTACTAAAAGTACATCAACACAGCGGTGCACAGTCGGTGCACCTTATTGCGCATAGCATGGGGAACCGGGCTTTTGGTGCTGCGGTGGAGTCTTTGGCGCAAGACCTTCAACTGAATCAGAAGATCTTTAATGAAGTCATTTTGGCAGCACCCGACGTCGACGCGCGTGTTTTCCAAGAGAAGATCGCTCCCAATCTCGCTGGCCTGTCCCAGCATGTTACGCTTTACGCCTCGCAGAACGACTTGGCCCTGATCGCCTCTCGGGCAGTCAACGGGTATCCGAGAGCAGGCGACGTCGGAGCTAACATACTGATTCTCAATGGCATCGATACCATCGATGTCACTCAAATTGATACCAGTTTGATGGGACATGCCTATTATGGCGACAACACGACAGTCATCAGCGATATCTATGCGTTAATGCAGAATGCCCGTATGCCGACGCAGCGGCAGTGGTTGCGAGATATCTCAAGCCCAGGCGGCATGTATTGGTACTTCGATCCGCAGTACAACAATTCCGTTACGCGAACGCCATCCAGCCCTCCACTACGGTAG